A genomic stretch from Neodiprion fabricii isolate iyNeoFabr1 chromosome 3, iyNeoFabr1.1, whole genome shotgun sequence includes:
- the LOC124177795 gene encoding reticulon-4-interacting protein 1 homolog, mitochondrial-like isoform X2, producing MDEIRFRISNQLETLQVQASVIAQQGQQVLARWITQLQQLLQEFYQGEYGQRLKDVGQQLLTWAHAGWEQLQFQYYSLQFNPREFYQQVANLFTAGGILPVSRRELAFCVIGLTAGSLIGFSTGLNCHHPPQHMHHMKAIICHHYIGIEGVTTIDDVEMPAIQKPDDLLIQVKSASVNVVDAKICSGYARTYRQLLNSGRDLPVIIGRDCAGIVVDIGPSVIDFDIGDEVYLAVPSWAQGTMAEYLVVSETVVARRPKLVNFDAAASLPYSGCLAWDAIVNESVIAEGNARGKRILVYGGTTPVGCILIQLTKLWGGYVVAACKQQAIPVAKALGADEVIPFNESNIEKELELQDKFDAIFYTGGQQIKDCILRNHLLLHGSYVSTVPEHLTSDTLGFVFGSIFSGYVRIKLLIRYLFGLKPNQWNDGSKINTANLDALRQLVDADQLQAVVHKAYAPHNIEQALHEALNPNAVGSTIIRFH from the exons GTTCAAGCATCAGTGATAGCACAGCAGGGACAGCAAGTGTTGGCCAGATGGATAACGCAGCTTCAACAACTTCTGCAGGAATTTTACCAGGGAGAATATGGCCAACGACTAAAAGATGTTGGCCAACAACTGTTGACCTGGGCTCACGCTGGATGGGAACAACTCCAGTTTCAGTATTATTCACTGCAATTCAACCCGCGTGAATTTTATCAACAAGTAGCCAACTTGTTTACTGCTGGAGGTATTCTTCCAG TGTCAAGACGAGAGCTAGCCTTTTGTGTTATTGGTTTAACTGCCGGAAGTCTTATAGGATTTAGCACTGGCTTAAATTGTCACCACCCACCACAGCACATGCACCACATGAAAGCCATTATATGTCATCATTACATTGGTATTGAG GGTGTCACTACAATAGACGACGTGGAAATGCCAGCCATTCAAAAACCTGACGATTTATTAATCCAAGTAAAATCTGCATCTGTGAATGTCGTAGATGCAAAAATATGTTCTGGCTACGCAAGGACGTACAGACAGCTTCTTAACTCTGGT AGAGATTTGCCAGTGATAATAGGAAGAGATTGTGCCGGAATAGTGGTTGATATTGGTCCAAGTGTCATAGATTTTGACATTGGTGATGAGGTGTATCTGGCCGTTCCTTCATGGGCACAAGGTACCATGGCAGAATATTTGGTAGTTTCAGAAACCGTAGTAGCCAGAAGGCCAAAACTTGTAAACTTTGATGCAGCAGCCAGCTTACCGTACAGTGGATGTTTGGCATGGGATGCCATTGTTAATGAATCTGTGATCGCAGAAGGCAATGCTCGAGGAAAAAG AATTCTTGTGTATGGTGGGACTACCCCAGTTGGCTGTATTTTAATTCAGCTAACTAAACTTTGGGGTGGTTATGTTGTTGCAGCTTGTAAACAGCAAGCAATACCTGTTGCTAAAGCTCTGGGAGCGGACGAAGTTATTCCCTTCAACGAATCGAATATAGAAAAAGAATTAGAACTACAAGATAA ATTCGACGCCATCTTTTACACCGGTGGTCAACAAATTAAAGACTGTATACTGAGAAATCATTTACTACTGCATGGTTCTTACGTATCCACAGTACCAGAACATTTGACATCCGATACATTAGGATTTGTTTTTGGAAGCATATTTTCCGGATATGTCAGAATCAAACTGTTAATACGa TACTTATTTGGTTTGAAACCAAACCAATGGAACGATGGTTCAAAAATAAACACTGCCAATCTGGATGCATTGCGTCAACTCGTTGATGCAGATCAACTACAGGCTGTTGTTCATAAAGCTTATGCACCACACAACATTGAACAAGCCTTACACGAAGCATTGAATCCGAATGCTGTCGGCAGCACTATAATTAGATTCCACTGA
- the LOC124177795 gene encoding reticulon-4-interacting protein 1, mitochondrial-like isoform X3, with translation MDEIRFRISNQLETLQVQASVIAQQGQQVLARWITQLQQLLQEFYQGEYGQRLKDVGQQLLTWAHAGWEQLQFQYYSLQFNPREFYQQVANLFTAGVSRRELAFCVIGLTAGSLIGFSTGLNCHHPPQHMHHMKAIICHHYIGIEGVTTIDDVEMPAIQKPDDLLIQVKSASVNVVDAKICSGYARTYRQLLNSGKQRDLPVIIGRDCAGIVVDIGPSVIDFDIGDEVYLAVPSWAQGTMAEYLVVSETVVARRPKLVNFDAAASLPYSGCLAWDAIVNESVIAEGNARGKRILVYGGTTPVGCILIQLTKLWGGYVVAACKQQAIPVAKALGADEVIPFNESNIEKELELQDKFDAIFYTGGQQIKDCILRNHLLLHGSYVSTVPEHLTSDTLGFVFGSIFSGYVRIKLLIRYLFGLKPNQWNDGSKINTANLDALRQLVDADQLQAVVHKAYAPHNIEQALHEALNPNAVGSTIIRFH, from the exons GTTCAAGCATCAGTGATAGCACAGCAGGGACAGCAAGTGTTGGCCAGATGGATAACGCAGCTTCAACAACTTCTGCAGGAATTTTACCAGGGAGAATATGGCCAACGACTAAAAGATGTTGGCCAACAACTGTTGACCTGGGCTCACGCTGGATGGGAACAACTCCAGTTTCAGTATTATTCACTGCAATTCAACCCGCGTGAATTTTATCAACAAGTAGCCAACTTGTTTACTGCTGGAG TGTCAAGACGAGAGCTAGCCTTTTGTGTTATTGGTTTAACTGCCGGAAGTCTTATAGGATTTAGCACTGGCTTAAATTGTCACCACCCACCACAGCACATGCACCACATGAAAGCCATTATATGTCATCATTACATTGGTATTGAG GGTGTCACTACAATAGACGACGTGGAAATGCCAGCCATTCAAAAACCTGACGATTTATTAATCCAAGTAAAATCTGCATCTGTGAATGTCGTAGATGCAAAAATATGTTCTGGCTACGCAAGGACGTACAGACAGCTTCTTAACTCTGGT AAACAGAGAGATTTGCCAGTGATAATAGGAAGAGATTGTGCCGGAATAGTGGTTGATATTGGTCCAAGTGTCATAGATTTTGACATTGGTGATGAGGTGTATCTGGCCGTTCCTTCATGGGCACAAGGTACCATGGCAGAATATTTGGTAGTTTCAGAAACCGTAGTAGCCAGAAGGCCAAAACTTGTAAACTTTGATGCAGCAGCCAGCTTACCGTACAGTGGATGTTTGGCATGGGATGCCATTGTTAATGAATCTGTGATCGCAGAAGGCAATGCTCGAGGAAAAAG AATTCTTGTGTATGGTGGGACTACCCCAGTTGGCTGTATTTTAATTCAGCTAACTAAACTTTGGGGTGGTTATGTTGTTGCAGCTTGTAAACAGCAAGCAATACCTGTTGCTAAAGCTCTGGGAGCGGACGAAGTTATTCCCTTCAACGAATCGAATATAGAAAAAGAATTAGAACTACAAGATAA ATTCGACGCCATCTTTTACACCGGTGGTCAACAAATTAAAGACTGTATACTGAGAAATCATTTACTACTGCATGGTTCTTACGTATCCACAGTACCAGAACATTTGACATCCGATACATTAGGATTTGTTTTTGGAAGCATATTTTCCGGATATGTCAGAATCAAACTGTTAATACGa TACTTATTTGGTTTGAAACCAAACCAATGGAACGATGGTTCAAAAATAAACACTGCCAATCTGGATGCATTGCGTCAACTCGTTGATGCAGATCAACTACAGGCTGTTGTTCATAAAGCTTATGCACCACACAACATTGAACAAGCCTTACACGAAGCATTGAATCCGAATGCTGTCGGCAGCACTATAATTAGATTCCACTGA
- the LOC124177795 gene encoding reticulon-4-interacting protein 1, mitochondrial-like isoform X5: MDEIRFRISNQLETLQVQASVIAQQGQQVLARWITQLQQLLQEFYQGEYGQRLKDVGQQLLTWAHAGWEQLQFQYYSLQFNPREFYQQVANLFTAGGILPVSRRELAFCVIGLTAGSLIGFSTGLNCHHPPQHMHHMKAIICHHYIGIEGVTTIDDVEMPAIQKPDDLLIQVKSASVNVVDAKICSGYARTYRQLLNSGKQRDLPVIIGRDCAGIVVDIGPSVIDFDIGDEVYLAVPSWAQAASLPYSGCLAWDAIVNESVIAEGNARGKRILVYGGTTPVGCILIQLTKLWGGYVVAACKQQAIPVAKALGADEVIPFNESNIEKELELQDKFDAIFYTGGQQIKDCILRNHLLLHGSYVSTVPEHLTSDTLGFVFGSIFSGYVRIKLLIRYLFGLKPNQWNDGSKINTANLDALRQLVDADQLQAVVHKAYAPHNIEQALHEALNPNAVGSTIIRFH, translated from the exons GTTCAAGCATCAGTGATAGCACAGCAGGGACAGCAAGTGTTGGCCAGATGGATAACGCAGCTTCAACAACTTCTGCAGGAATTTTACCAGGGAGAATATGGCCAACGACTAAAAGATGTTGGCCAACAACTGTTGACCTGGGCTCACGCTGGATGGGAACAACTCCAGTTTCAGTATTATTCACTGCAATTCAACCCGCGTGAATTTTATCAACAAGTAGCCAACTTGTTTACTGCTGGAGGTATTCTTCCAG TGTCAAGACGAGAGCTAGCCTTTTGTGTTATTGGTTTAACTGCCGGAAGTCTTATAGGATTTAGCACTGGCTTAAATTGTCACCACCCACCACAGCACATGCACCACATGAAAGCCATTATATGTCATCATTACATTGGTATTGAG GGTGTCACTACAATAGACGACGTGGAAATGCCAGCCATTCAAAAACCTGACGATTTATTAATCCAAGTAAAATCTGCATCTGTGAATGTCGTAGATGCAAAAATATGTTCTGGCTACGCAAGGACGTACAGACAGCTTCTTAACTCTGGT AAACAGAGAGATTTGCCAGTGATAATAGGAAGAGATTGTGCCGGAATAGTGGTTGATATTGGTCCAAGTGTCATAGATTTTGACATTGGTGATGAGGTGTATCTGGCCGTTCCTTCATGGGCACAAG CAGCCAGCTTACCGTACAGTGGATGTTTGGCATGGGATGCCATTGTTAATGAATCTGTGATCGCAGAAGGCAATGCTCGAGGAAAAAG AATTCTTGTGTATGGTGGGACTACCCCAGTTGGCTGTATTTTAATTCAGCTAACTAAACTTTGGGGTGGTTATGTTGTTGCAGCTTGTAAACAGCAAGCAATACCTGTTGCTAAAGCTCTGGGAGCGGACGAAGTTATTCCCTTCAACGAATCGAATATAGAAAAAGAATTAGAACTACAAGATAA ATTCGACGCCATCTTTTACACCGGTGGTCAACAAATTAAAGACTGTATACTGAGAAATCATTTACTACTGCATGGTTCTTACGTATCCACAGTACCAGAACATTTGACATCCGATACATTAGGATTTGTTTTTGGAAGCATATTTTCCGGATATGTCAGAATCAAACTGTTAATACGa TACTTATTTGGTTTGAAACCAAACCAATGGAACGATGGTTCAAAAATAAACACTGCCAATCTGGATGCATTGCGTCAACTCGTTGATGCAGATCAACTACAGGCTGTTGTTCATAAAGCTTATGCACCACACAACATTGAACAAGCCTTACACGAAGCATTGAATCCGAATGCTGTCGGCAGCACTATAATTAGATTCCACTGA
- the LOC124177795 gene encoding reticulon-4-interacting protein 1, mitochondrial-like isoform X4, which translates to MEHPRFQVQASVIAQQGQQVLARWITQLQQLLQEFYQGEYGQRLKDVGQQLLTWAHAGWEQLQFQYYSLQFNPREFYQQVANLFTAGGILPVSRRELAFCVIGLTAGSLIGFSTGLNCHHPPQHMHHMKAIICHHYIGIEGVTTIDDVEMPAIQKPDDLLIQVKSASVNVVDAKICSGYARTYRQLLNSGKQRDLPVIIGRDCAGIVVDIGPSVIDFDIGDEVYLAVPSWAQGTMAEYLVVSETVVARRPKLVNFDAAASLPYSGCLAWDAIVNESVIAEGNARGKRILVYGGTTPVGCILIQLTKLWGGYVVAACKQQAIPVAKALGADEVIPFNESNIEKELELQDKFDAIFYTGGQQIKDCILRNHLLLHGSYVSTVPEHLTSDTLGFVFGSIFSGYVRIKLLIRYLFGLKPNQWNDGSKINTANLDALRQLVDADQLQAVVHKAYAPHNIEQALHEALNPNAVGSTIIRFH; encoded by the exons GTTCAAGCATCAGTGATAGCACAGCAGGGACAGCAAGTGTTGGCCAGATGGATAACGCAGCTTCAACAACTTCTGCAGGAATTTTACCAGGGAGAATATGGCCAACGACTAAAAGATGTTGGCCAACAACTGTTGACCTGGGCTCACGCTGGATGGGAACAACTCCAGTTTCAGTATTATTCACTGCAATTCAACCCGCGTGAATTTTATCAACAAGTAGCCAACTTGTTTACTGCTGGAGGTATTCTTCCAG TGTCAAGACGAGAGCTAGCCTTTTGTGTTATTGGTTTAACTGCCGGAAGTCTTATAGGATTTAGCACTGGCTTAAATTGTCACCACCCACCACAGCACATGCACCACATGAAAGCCATTATATGTCATCATTACATTGGTATTGAG GGTGTCACTACAATAGACGACGTGGAAATGCCAGCCATTCAAAAACCTGACGATTTATTAATCCAAGTAAAATCTGCATCTGTGAATGTCGTAGATGCAAAAATATGTTCTGGCTACGCAAGGACGTACAGACAGCTTCTTAACTCTGGT AAACAGAGAGATTTGCCAGTGATAATAGGAAGAGATTGTGCCGGAATAGTGGTTGATATTGGTCCAAGTGTCATAGATTTTGACATTGGTGATGAGGTGTATCTGGCCGTTCCTTCATGGGCACAAGGTACCATGGCAGAATATTTGGTAGTTTCAGAAACCGTAGTAGCCAGAAGGCCAAAACTTGTAAACTTTGATGCAGCAGCCAGCTTACCGTACAGTGGATGTTTGGCATGGGATGCCATTGTTAATGAATCTGTGATCGCAGAAGGCAATGCTCGAGGAAAAAG AATTCTTGTGTATGGTGGGACTACCCCAGTTGGCTGTATTTTAATTCAGCTAACTAAACTTTGGGGTGGTTATGTTGTTGCAGCTTGTAAACAGCAAGCAATACCTGTTGCTAAAGCTCTGGGAGCGGACGAAGTTATTCCCTTCAACGAATCGAATATAGAAAAAGAATTAGAACTACAAGATAA ATTCGACGCCATCTTTTACACCGGTGGTCAACAAATTAAAGACTGTATACTGAGAAATCATTTACTACTGCATGGTTCTTACGTATCCACAGTACCAGAACATTTGACATCCGATACATTAGGATTTGTTTTTGGAAGCATATTTTCCGGATATGTCAGAATCAAACTGTTAATACGa TACTTATTTGGTTTGAAACCAAACCAATGGAACGATGGTTCAAAAATAAACACTGCCAATCTGGATGCATTGCGTCAACTCGTTGATGCAGATCAACTACAGGCTGTTGTTCATAAAGCTTATGCACCACACAACATTGAACAAGCCTTACACGAAGCATTGAATCCGAATGCTGTCGGCAGCACTATAATTAGATTCCACTGA
- the LOC124177795 gene encoding reticulon-4-interacting protein 1, mitochondrial-like isoform X1, with amino-acid sequence MDEIRFRISNQLETLQVQASVIAQQGQQVLARWITQLQQLLQEFYQGEYGQRLKDVGQQLLTWAHAGWEQLQFQYYSLQFNPREFYQQVANLFTAGGILPVSRRELAFCVIGLTAGSLIGFSTGLNCHHPPQHMHHMKAIICHHYIGIEGVTTIDDVEMPAIQKPDDLLIQVKSASVNVVDAKICSGYARTYRQLLNSGKQRDLPVIIGRDCAGIVVDIGPSVIDFDIGDEVYLAVPSWAQGTMAEYLVVSETVVARRPKLVNFDAAASLPYSGCLAWDAIVNESVIAEGNARGKRILVYGGTTPVGCILIQLTKLWGGYVVAACKQQAIPVAKALGADEVIPFNESNIEKELELQDKFDAIFYTGGQQIKDCILRNHLLLHGSYVSTVPEHLTSDTLGFVFGSIFSGYVRIKLLIRYLFGLKPNQWNDGSKINTANLDALRQLVDADQLQAVVHKAYAPHNIEQALHEALNPNAVGSTIIRFH; translated from the exons GTTCAAGCATCAGTGATAGCACAGCAGGGACAGCAAGTGTTGGCCAGATGGATAACGCAGCTTCAACAACTTCTGCAGGAATTTTACCAGGGAGAATATGGCCAACGACTAAAAGATGTTGGCCAACAACTGTTGACCTGGGCTCACGCTGGATGGGAACAACTCCAGTTTCAGTATTATTCACTGCAATTCAACCCGCGTGAATTTTATCAACAAGTAGCCAACTTGTTTACTGCTGGAGGTATTCTTCCAG TGTCAAGACGAGAGCTAGCCTTTTGTGTTATTGGTTTAACTGCCGGAAGTCTTATAGGATTTAGCACTGGCTTAAATTGTCACCACCCACCACAGCACATGCACCACATGAAAGCCATTATATGTCATCATTACATTGGTATTGAG GGTGTCACTACAATAGACGACGTGGAAATGCCAGCCATTCAAAAACCTGACGATTTATTAATCCAAGTAAAATCTGCATCTGTGAATGTCGTAGATGCAAAAATATGTTCTGGCTACGCAAGGACGTACAGACAGCTTCTTAACTCTGGT AAACAGAGAGATTTGCCAGTGATAATAGGAAGAGATTGTGCCGGAATAGTGGTTGATATTGGTCCAAGTGTCATAGATTTTGACATTGGTGATGAGGTGTATCTGGCCGTTCCTTCATGGGCACAAGGTACCATGGCAGAATATTTGGTAGTTTCAGAAACCGTAGTAGCCAGAAGGCCAAAACTTGTAAACTTTGATGCAGCAGCCAGCTTACCGTACAGTGGATGTTTGGCATGGGATGCCATTGTTAATGAATCTGTGATCGCAGAAGGCAATGCTCGAGGAAAAAG AATTCTTGTGTATGGTGGGACTACCCCAGTTGGCTGTATTTTAATTCAGCTAACTAAACTTTGGGGTGGTTATGTTGTTGCAGCTTGTAAACAGCAAGCAATACCTGTTGCTAAAGCTCTGGGAGCGGACGAAGTTATTCCCTTCAACGAATCGAATATAGAAAAAGAATTAGAACTACAAGATAA ATTCGACGCCATCTTTTACACCGGTGGTCAACAAATTAAAGACTGTATACTGAGAAATCATTTACTACTGCATGGTTCTTACGTATCCACAGTACCAGAACATTTGACATCCGATACATTAGGATTTGTTTTTGGAAGCATATTTTCCGGATATGTCAGAATCAAACTGTTAATACGa TACTTATTTGGTTTGAAACCAAACCAATGGAACGATGGTTCAAAAATAAACACTGCCAATCTGGATGCATTGCGTCAACTCGTTGATGCAGATCAACTACAGGCTGTTGTTCATAAAGCTTATGCACCACACAACATTGAACAAGCCTTACACGAAGCATTGAATCCGAATGCTGTCGGCAGCACTATAATTAGATTCCACTGA